In a single window of the Oscillatoria sp. FACHB-1407 genome:
- a CDS encoding 4a-hydroxytetrahydrobiopterin dehydratase yields MAQLLSDTDVQERLTQLPDWTLQGKEIQSVRKFKDFVEAIAFVNRLVEPAEAANHHPDITISYNRVSIALTTHDAGGLTENDFALAKAIDQLA; encoded by the coding sequence ATGGCACAATTGCTTAGCGATACAGATGTTCAGGAACGGTTAACTCAGTTACCCGATTGGACGCTTCAGGGTAAAGAGATTCAATCTGTGCGCAAGTTTAAGGATTTTGTTGAGGCGATCGCCTTCGTGAATCGTTTAGTTGAGCCAGCCGAAGCAGCAAACCATCACCCCGATATCACCATTTCTTACAACAGAGTCAGTATCGCTCTGACAACCCACGATGCGGGTGGCTTGACCGAAAACGACTTTGCGTTAGCTAAGGCGATTGATCAGCTGGCTTAA